The segment CGGGTGCATGCGGTGGATCTCCACCAGGAACACCAACGCGGTCAGCACCGGCTTGAACTGCTCGCGATCGGTAATGCGCAGGCGCACCCCGCGGCAGAGGCGGTTGCGGTGCTGCATCCAGTCCGTTCCGCGGGGCGTGAACTCCGCCAGCTCGAACTCTACCCCCGGCAGGTCGTACGCGCGCACGCGGCGCAGAAGCTCCGTGTTGTTCATGTACGGCGCGCCCACGTAGCTGAACGGCGTCGGAGTCCCCCGTCCCACGGACAGGTTGGTCGTTTCCAGCATCACCAGCCCGCTGAACGCCAGCGCCGCGTCGAGCGTGCGGATGTTGGGCGACGGGTTGATCCACGGCAGCCCGGTTTCGTCGAACCATGCATTGCCGCGCCACCCCTGCACCGGCACCACGCTCAGCTTGGCGCCGATGCGGTACTCGCCGTTGACGTATCGCGCCACTTCGCCCGTTGTCATCCCGTGGCGCAGGGGGACGGGATAGTAGCCGGTGATCAGCGGGCCGCGGCTGCGCATCTCGTACTGCATCAGCGGCCCTTCCGCACGCGAGGTGACAGGATTGGGCCGGTCCAGCACGACGAAGGGGATGCCGTGGCGCGCGGCCTCCTCCATCGCCATCGCCATCGTCCAGATGTACGTGTACGGCCGCGCGCCGATGTCCTGCATGTCGAACAGCAGCACGTCGATGCCTCGCAGCATGGCCGCGGTGGGGCGCTCGGTGGATCCATAGAGCGAGAACACCGGCAGCCCCGTCCGCGAATCGCGCGACGTGCCGATGCGCTCTCCGCCATCGATGTTGCCGCGCAGCC is part of the Longimicrobium sp. genome and harbors:
- a CDS encoding DUF1343 domain-containing protein — encoded protein: MPYTTVLKPVAALAACVGALAAQLGPSPSRAQQPTVLPANYVNAPTASKAQEPVLPGLEVLLRDSLHLVRGKRVGLITNHTAVTRDGRSAIDALHRHPEVRLVALFGPEHGLRGNIDGGERIGTSRDSRTGLPVFSLYGSTERPTAAMLRGIDVLLFDMQDIGARPYTYIWTMAMAMEEAARHGIPFVVLDRPNPVTSRAEGPLMQYEMRSRGPLITGYYPVPLRHGMTTGEVARYVNGEYRIGAKLSVVPVQGWRGNAWFDETGLPWINPSPNIRTLDAALAFSGLVMLETTNLSVGRGTPTPFSYVGAPYMNNTELLRRVRAYDLPGVEFELAEFTPRGTDWMQHRNRLCRGVRLRITDREQFKPVLTALVFLVEIHRMHP